In Sulfitobacter guttiformis, the genomic stretch ACGATCAGCGTGCAAAGTTAGGCTCCCCTCTTCTAACTGGGCTGTAAGCACTGCTCCCGCTACAGGCGCATTAGCGATCATGATCACTGGCGCGTCGTCGCTGATCGCAGGATCACGCAGGACCAGATCGACCGCGAAACCGCCAGTCTCGGAAATGCGCGCAAGCTGCGGCTGCAGGGGCATATCACTGCGTAGTGGCACCCAAGACGCTGCAAACCTGCCCGCACTCGGAGTGATAGCCATCCCCACATCGCCCGCCTGCCCCGCACCAAGGGCTACTGCGGCAAGCAGTGCCGCAATAGCGGCCTCGCTACCCGTTTCCTTCGCTTCAACTCTGCGCGAAATATACTCTCCCGACGCTGTCCCTGTAGCAAGCGGTACTGGCAGAACGTCTATCGTGGCGAGCTTTGCGCGCCAATACATCTCGTCTTTCAATATCTGCTTTTCAGCGTTTGCAAGATCTTGTGTCGTGGTATCGAGCTTTTTGCCGACCAAAGGCAGCGCAGCGCCGCCGAATGACTTGATCCCGTCAAGCGCGACAGCGCCATCCGCCGTCGCAACAACTATGTGCGCCGTGCCGACAGAAAGCACCTCACCTGCAGGACCAGCCCCTTGCGCTGGCACAGCGGAGGCCACTGTAAATACAGCACCCTCAAATGCGATTTTCGCCACGCCCAAAGGGTTCCAGTAGCCGCCAAAATCCAGTCCCCGCAATAGTGCCTCGATCTTCGCGGTGGTCTGGCTGAAATCAATAAGACCCAGCACCGCAGGGCGCTGGTCACGGCTGAAATAGCTCCGCTGGCTCAGGTCTTGCGCCTTGCGCTCCAGCGTGCCGGCCTCCAGTTGCGCCATCACGCGGCCAAAACTCTCCATCCCTGCGGCATAGCACTTGGAATTGAGGCTGAACGCGGTCTCGTCGTCGGCAATATCAATCAGCTCCTGCGCCAGAAGATCGCCTTCGTCCACGCCACCCTCAATCATATGCCAACTGACGCCATGCTGCGCTTCGCCGTTTATGATTGCCCATGCGGGGGTGTTGAGGCCCGCGTAACGCGGCAAGGGACCGTCGTGGAAATTCACCGCGCCCGATGTGGGCAGGGCCAGCACAGGTTCCGGGATGATCCGCAGATTAGCGATGCTCAACAGCCAGTCGAACGGAGCAAGTGCTGCATCCACCAAATCGGCAGGCTTGGAATATACCGAAACGCCTTGCCCTTCGGCCCAGTCACGTACATCCGCATCCGTGGTCACGACAGCCAAAACATGATGCCCACCAGCAACGATCATATCGGCACAGGCAATGGTAAGCGATTGATCTCCGAGGATCACGCAAGAAATGGGAGAAGTATTGAACGGAGCAGTCATGAGCGGTCCTCCGGGGACAGGCGGTACGGGGTGGCAGCATGGGTGACCAGATCACGTAGGAACCATTGCGGATCTTGCGGTGGCCTACCCTCAATCCCGACCCGCAGGCGGTGCAGGACAGCCCCAATAATATGGGCAGACAAAGCCGCGCCAGCATAGGCACGGCCGTGGTTTTTGAGGAAATAGTGACGGCGAGAATCGTACCAGTAAGACGGCATCCGCCGCGTGACCTTCATCCCCGTCGATACCGAGCCGATGTGCACGACACGACTATCGATGACATACCAACACGACCAGCCATTACGTGCAGCGCGCAGACACAGATCCGTTTCCTCGAAATAAAGAAAGTACGTTTCGTCGAACATTCCGATCTGATCAAGCATTGCGCCACGCAGCATCATGCTGGCCCCCGCACTCCAGTCTACTTTTGTGGTGGTCGTGGGCTGGGGCAGCGGCACCGGCGCATCGGGCAACATCCGGTCGATCAGCGACAGGCGAGCCGAACCCGCAAACTCCCCCGCGATGCTCGGAAACCGGAAGGCCGTAGTGTGGGTTTGATTATCCTCGCCGCGCACATGGCTGCACGCAATGCCGGCCTGCGGGTGCATCTCGAGGTGCTCAACCAGCGCCTTGATGCAGCCAGCATCAGGAAAGGCATCCGAATTGAGGATATAAAAATAATCGGGTGCGCGTCCGTCGCTCAGCCGCATCCGAAGACCGATGTTGTTTCCAGCCCCGAAACCGCCGTTGATCGGGGAGGCGACAACGCGGACCAATCCGCCCTCGGCCCATCCGCGCCCTGCAACCTCGCGGGCGATCATCCCGAAGGAGCCATCGTCAGATGCATTGTCGACGATCACAAGCTCTCCGCCGACAGAATGGAGGTCTGCGAGCGCCGCTTCGGCGGCGCGCAACGTCATGTCAGGCGTGCGAAAATTGAGCAGGATACATAAAACAGCGGGACGTGTCATGGCGCTACTCCGCTGCCGCAGCATGGCGCGGGGTGGTATCGGCCAGCGCTTCGTTGATGATTTCGCGCAGCTCTGCCGCCATTGCCACCACATTCGGCGACAACACCATACTGTCATGGTCGCCGGGCACTTCGATCACGCGCACATGCGGCGCATATTGTGTCCAGTCGTTGTCAGCGAACACATATTCCCGCGCTGCACTGACCCAGTTTCCGCCACTTACGGCAAAACGCTGGTCCAAGACAGGACGTAGCAGAATCATCGGACCGTCCCAGTCAGGGGTCCTGTAAATCGCCACGGCCCGTAAAAACGCGGCTTCGATCTTGGTGTTGTTGAATTGCGCTGCAGTACCCTGATATTCGGTCGCTTGGCGCTTTGATTTTTCCCACGCGATACGGTTTTGCACCCATTCCAAAAGGTATTTCGGCCCCTTATCACGCAATTCGGCCAACTTGATCAGCGCCTTGTCGAATCTGCTCAGAGAGGGGCGCAC encodes the following:
- a CDS encoding glycosyltransferase family 2 protein — encoded protein: MTRPAVLCILLNFRTPDMTLRAAEAALADLHSVGGELVIVDNASDDGSFGMIAREVAGRGWAEGGLVRVVASPINGGFGAGNNIGLRMRLSDGRAPDYFYILNSDAFPDAGCIKALVEHLEMHPQAGIACSHVRGEDNQTHTTAFRFPSIAGEFAGSARLSLIDRMLPDAPVPLPQPTTTTKVDWSAGASMMLRGAMLDQIGMFDETYFLYFEETDLCLRAARNGWSCWYVIDSRVVHIGSVSTGMKVTRRMPSYWYDSRRHYFLKNHGRAYAGAALSAHIIGAVLHRLRVGIEGRPPQDPQWFLRDLVTHAATPYRLSPEDRS